The following are from one region of the Methanomassiliicoccales archaeon LGM-DZ1 genome:
- the thiM gene encoding hydroxyethylthiazole kinase, with protein sequence MSFQPGEMMGRVRAACPLVHHITNYVTVNDCANATICAGGSPVMTDEALDLPGMVPLASAVVLNMGTLNVRTVESMVQAGKIANEHGIPVLFDPVGAGATPYRTQTAERILREVKVSVIKGNAGEIGVLAGTGGEVKGVDSHGGTDTAAAVRTLAQRTGAVTAATGETDYVSDGEKTYTLRNGDALLGKISGTGCMVSSVAGCYIGACGVSAESVAAGITVFNTAAELAVKGGKVFGPASFKTKVLDTLYSMEPGNADSLARFD encoded by the coding sequence ATGTCCTTCCAACCCGGAGAGATGATGGGCAGGGTCAGGGCGGCATGCCCCCTGGTCCACCACATCACGAATTACGTCACGGTCAACGACTGCGCCAACGCCACCATCTGCGCCGGAGGGTCCCCCGTCATGACCGACGAGGCCCTGGACCTCCCCGGGATGGTCCCGCTGGCCTCGGCGGTGGTCCTCAACATGGGCACGCTGAACGTCCGCACCGTCGAGTCCATGGTCCAGGCAGGGAAGATCGCCAACGAGCACGGCATACCTGTGCTCTTCGACCCGGTCGGGGCGGGGGCGACCCCCTACAGGACCCAGACCGCCGAGAGGATCCTCAGGGAGGTGAAGGTCTCCGTCATCAAGGGCAATGCGGGGGAGATCGGGGTCCTCGCCGGCACCGGAGGGGAGGTGAAGGGCGTCGATTCGCACGGAGGGACCGACACGGCCGCCGCCGTCAGGACGCTGGCACAGCGCACCGGAGCAGTTACGGCGGCCACAGGGGAGACCGATTACGTATCGGACGGGGAGAAGACCTATACCCTGCGCAACGGGGACGCTCTGCTTGGGAAGATCTCCGGCACTGGCTGCATGGTCTCCTCGGTCGCCGGCTGCTACATCGGGGCCTGCGGAGTCTCGGCTGAGAGCGTCGCCGCCGGCATAACGGTGTTCAACACCGCCGCGGAACTGGCCGTGAAGGGCGGGAAGGTCTTCGGGCCCGCCTCCTTCAAGACGAAGGTCCTGGACACCCTTTACTCCATGGAACCTGGGAACGCCGATTCGCTGGCGAGGTTCGATTGA
- the thiE gene encoding thiamine phosphate synthase encodes MGLMDLYVITDRAMLGKTTEAEAARLCYEAGADVVQLRGKSMDGGLQLEQARLMQKEADRLNKIFIVDDRVDVAVLAHADGVHLGQTDIPVREARRLTGDDMIIGASVSTVEEARKAIEDGADYLGVGSIFTTKTKPDAKQALGLDIIYDIKKELGDVPLVAIGGINRGNILDVIHAGADGACVVSAIMAAPDIGKAAHELKTMILNDRRRA; translated from the coding sequence ATGGGACTGATGGACCTCTATGTGATAACCGACCGCGCCATGCTGGGCAAGACCACGGAGGCTGAGGCCGCCAGGCTCTGCTACGAGGCCGGGGCCGACGTCGTCCAGCTCCGGGGGAAGTCCATGGACGGAGGGCTCCAGCTGGAACAGGCCCGCCTGATGCAGAAGGAGGCCGACCGCCTCAACAAGATCTTCATCGTGGACGACAGGGTCGACGTGGCCGTGCTGGCACATGCCGACGGGGTGCACCTGGGCCAGACAGACATCCCGGTGAGGGAGGCCCGCAGGCTGACCGGTGACGACATGATCATCGGCGCCAGCGTCTCCACCGTGGAAGAGGCGAGGAAGGCCATCGAGGACGGCGCGGACTACCTGGGCGTCGGGTCGATATTCACCACCAAGACCAAGCCCGACGCCAAGCAGGCGCTGGGCCTCGACATCATATACGATATCAAGAAAGAGCTCGGGGATGTGCCGCTGGTCGCCATCGGGGGCATCAACCGCGGGAACATCCTCGACGTCATCCATGCCGGCGCCGACGGCGCGTGCGTGGTGTCCGCGATCATGGCCGCGCCCGATATCGGGAAGGCGGCCCATGAACTCAAGACCATGATCCTCAACGACAGGCGCAGAGCATGA
- the thiS gene encoding sulfur carrier protein ThiS — protein sequence MKVNGEEAEDPAGKTVSGWLRGRGYDPLRSAVLLNGEVVPRAEMDKRKLSDGDEMEIVSFVGGG from the coding sequence ATGAAGGTCAACGGGGAGGAAGCGGAGGACCCAGCGGGGAAGACCGTCTCCGGATGGCTCAGGGGCCGCGGCTACGACCCGCTGCGCTCGGCCGTCCTGCTCAACGGGGAGGTCGTCCCGAGGGCCGAGATGGATAAGAGGAAGCTCTCGGACGGGGACGAGATGGAGATCGTCAGCTTCGTGGGCGGAGGATGA
- the thiF gene encoding sulfur carrier protein ThiS adenylyltransferase ThiF, with protein MRPEDGSGPEEEMFARNPPGMTEALSGATAGIAGLGGLGSNIAAMLARSGIGRIVAADFDRVELSNLNRQNYGTEDLGLLKTEATERALRRIRPGIAFEGHAVRLGPDNIPEIMRGCDVVIEALDGPEDKAMLVSAVLEKMPGTPVICGNGMSGFGDADRIVRRHLGKLVTVCGDMRDGGVSPPRVAAPKVTACAALMADAAVDAIVSKYRASDSRREKEGF; from the coding sequence ATGCGGCCGGAAGACGGGAGCGGCCCTGAAGAGGAGATGTTCGCCAGGAATCCTCCGGGCATGACCGAGGCACTCTCGGGAGCGACCGCCGGCATCGCCGGCCTCGGAGGGCTGGGCTCCAACATCGCCGCCATGCTGGCACGTTCGGGGATCGGCCGCATCGTCGCCGCCGACTTCGACAGGGTGGAGCTGAGCAACCTCAACCGCCAGAACTACGGGACCGAGGATCTGGGACTCCTCAAGACCGAGGCCACCGAAAGGGCCCTGAGGCGCATACGCCCCGGGATCGCCTTCGAAGGGCATGCCGTCCGCCTCGGCCCCGACAACATCCCGGAGATAATGCGCGGGTGCGACGTCGTCATCGAGGCCCTGGACGGCCCGGAGGACAAGGCCATGCTCGTATCGGCGGTCCTCGAGAAGATGCCCGGGACGCCGGTGATATGCGGGAACGGGATGAGCGGGTTCGGAGATGCCGACCGCATCGTCAGGAGGCACCTTGGAAAGCTCGTCACGGTCTGCGGCGACATGAGGGACGGCGGCGTCTCCCCTCCCAGGGTCGCGGCCCCCAAGGTGACCGCCTGCGCCGCGCTGATGGCGGACGCCGCCGTCGATGCCATCGTATCCAAATACAGGGCATCCGATAGCAGGCGGGAAAAGGAGGGGTTCTGA
- the thiH gene encoding 2-iminoacetate synthase ThiH translates to MAYRTEYDACAYMPHMEAIPNGIMDEVMEEQSAYDPGSFGERDVRRALAADRLGPEDFGALLSPAAVPFMEDIAAKARAVTRSHFGNSVCMFTPLYASNYCDNRCLYCGFNHDNDIRRARLTPEEVEIEMSNIAATGLTEILILTGESREYSDPAYIEMCVKEAKKHFSSIGLEVYPLNSDEYGRLHACGADYVTVFQETYDPETYRKFHAGGAKRIMSYRFNAQERALMGGMRGVAFGALLGLRPDWRKDAFACGLHGYLLQRKYPWAEISYSLPRLRPCSSHPTDDTAVTERDLLQTAMAYRLFMPFAGETISTRELPRFRDGIVNICATKISAGSSVRIGGHSTVKDQGDGQFDLSDRRGVEEVVRDLRAEGLQPVFNDYVRSDRC, encoded by the coding sequence ATGGCCTACCGCACCGAGTACGATGCATGCGCCTACATGCCGCACATGGAGGCCATCCCCAACGGCATCATGGACGAGGTCATGGAGGAGCAGTCCGCGTACGATCCGGGATCGTTCGGCGAGAGGGACGTCAGGCGTGCGCTCGCGGCCGACCGGCTCGGCCCGGAGGACTTCGGCGCGCTCCTCTCCCCCGCGGCCGTCCCCTTCATGGAGGACATCGCGGCCAAGGCGAGGGCGGTCACGCGCAGCCATTTCGGGAACTCGGTCTGCATGTTCACCCCCCTGTACGCCTCCAACTACTGCGACAACCGCTGCCTCTACTGCGGGTTCAACCATGACAACGACATCCGGCGCGCCCGTCTGACCCCGGAAGAGGTGGAGATCGAGATGTCCAACATCGCCGCCACCGGGCTGACGGAGATACTCATCCTCACCGGAGAATCCAGGGAATACTCCGATCCCGCGTACATCGAGATGTGCGTGAAGGAGGCGAAGAAGCACTTCTCCAGCATCGGGCTGGAGGTCTATCCCCTGAACTCGGACGAGTACGGAAGGCTGCATGCCTGCGGCGCCGATTACGTCACGGTGTTCCAGGAGACCTACGACCCGGAGACCTACAGGAAGTTCCACGCCGGAGGGGCGAAGAGGATCATGTCCTACCGTTTCAACGCCCAGGAGAGGGCGCTCATGGGCGGGATGAGGGGCGTCGCGTTCGGCGCGCTCCTGGGCCTCAGGCCCGACTGGAGGAAGGACGCGTTCGCCTGCGGGCTCCACGGATACCTCCTGCAGAGGAAGTACCCCTGGGCGGAGATCTCCTACTCTCTGCCCAGGCTGAGGCCGTGCAGCAGCCACCCGACTGACGACACCGCCGTCACCGAGAGGGACCTCCTGCAGACGGCGATGGCGTACAGGCTGTTCATGCCGTTCGCCGGAGAGACCATCTCCACCAGGGAGCTGCCGAGGTTCCGCGACGGGATCGTGAACATCTGCGCCACCAAGATCTCCGCCGGGTCGTCCGTCAGGATCGGAGGGCACAGCACGGTGAAGGACCAGGGCGACGGTCAGTTCGACCTCTCCGACAGAAGAGGCGTGGAGGAGGTCGTCCGCGACCTGAGGGCCGAAGGGCTGCAGCCGGTTTTCAACGATTACGTGAGGTCCGACCGATGCTGA
- a CDS encoding thiamine phosphate synthase: protein MLIVSVTDRKHCVRPLAEQIELICRGGADAVVLRERDLGRAEYMELAHLIMDICKSFGTEFIAHGGADRAEELGADGAWMTFAELEEKGRPAHMKAVVSVHSLLEAADACRLGADMLVFGNVCETSCKPGKPAAGFGALREVCASSSVPVLAIGGMDAPAARLAAEAGAAGVCLMSGLMSADDPETIVAGIRASSGRR from the coding sequence ATGCTGATCGTCTCCGTCACCGACCGGAAACACTGCGTCCGGCCCCTGGCGGAGCAGATCGAGCTTATCTGCCGCGGCGGGGCCGACGCCGTCGTTCTGCGCGAACGGGACCTGGGACGTGCAGAGTACATGGAGCTGGCACATCTGATCATGGATATCTGCAAGAGCTTCGGGACGGAGTTCATAGCCCACGGCGGGGCGGACCGCGCCGAGGAGCTGGGGGCTGACGGGGCGTGGATGACCTTCGCGGAACTGGAAGAGAAAGGAAGGCCGGCGCATATGAAGGCGGTCGTCTCGGTCCATTCTCTCCTGGAGGCCGCCGATGCCTGCAGACTCGGCGCGGACATGCTCGTCTTCGGCAATGTCTGCGAGACCTCCTGCAAACCCGGGAAGCCTGCCGCCGGGTTCGGGGCTCTGAGGGAAGTATGCGCCTCATCAAGCGTCCCGGTCCTGGCCATAGGCGGGATGGACGCCCCTGCCGCCCGCCTTGCGGCGGAAGCGGGCGCCGCCGGCGTCTGCCTGATGTCCGGGCTCATGTCCGCAGATGACCCAGAGACAATCGTGGCCGGGATCAGAGCATCTTCAGGTCGCCGGTGA
- the pth2 gene encoding peptidyl-tRNA hydrolase Pth2 — MSILFDRDGEYKVVILVRQDIKMSKGKTAAQACHAAVSCALQAEKRSPADYRAWDSGGAKISVLKVPDERTLFEFKEIAKANGIPCSLVCDAGRTEVEPGTYTCLGLGPKKQSELDRFTGDLKML; from the coding sequence ATGTCCATCCTTTTCGACAGGGACGGGGAGTACAAGGTCGTGATCCTCGTCAGGCAGGACATCAAGATGTCCAAGGGGAAGACGGCCGCGCAGGCGTGCCATGCGGCCGTATCCTGCGCCCTCCAGGCCGAGAAGAGATCGCCCGCCGATTACCGTGCCTGGGACTCGGGCGGGGCGAAGATCTCCGTGCTGAAGGTCCCGGATGAGCGGACGCTCTTCGAGTTCAAGGAGATCGCCAAGGCCAACGGCATCCCGTGCTCCCTGGTGTGCGACGCCGGCAGGACGGAAGTGGAGCCCGGGACGTACACCTGCCTCGGGCTGGGGCCGAAGAAGCAGTCCGAGCTCGACAGGTTCACCGGCGACCTGAAGATGCTCTGA
- a CDS encoding sel1 repeat family protein: MISSGKRRPKSASEMIRQADLWRIGADGDQNYVQAFQLYKKAASRGNVRAMFLLGTMFESGHGTKQSYREAAKWYDRGCEEGDIDCAAAIAFLSEAGLGVKRSRSYAIEMNERAATAGNVRAENNLGLIYLDPDGGDLNLHAAMTWFQKGNISGFAPAQVNLGRMYQRGMNVNRSCGTAAVLFKRAARQGNTGSKIHLARLYRLGLGVDRSETVARHLFLEAARWGSSGARKELEEDEGEPEGPKYCAALKRAEDPQSQLEIGLAYLDGICTGQSVYTAVYWLEQAAKGGSETAMYVLGQIYENGICLEKSPASAAKWYRWGADRGHGPCAYNLAYMYENGIGGPKDPEKALALYRKASEDSSSDEDALSDALFAVGSMMLRGNGTEKDPAGAAEVLSRSAELGHAGAQLLAGKILLASDRWKAVSFLKRAAEQGDEEATKILSEME; encoded by the coding sequence ATGATTTCCTCTGGGAAGCGCCGTCCGAAATCTGCCTCCGAGATGATCCGCCAGGCGGACCTTTGGCGCATCGGCGCCGACGGGGACCAGAACTACGTGCAGGCGTTCCAGCTCTACAAGAAAGCGGCCTCCCGCGGCAACGTCCGCGCCATGTTCCTCCTGGGCACGATGTTCGAGAGCGGGCACGGCACGAAGCAGTCGTACCGCGAGGCCGCCAAATGGTACGACCGCGGCTGCGAAGAGGGCGACATAGACTGCGCCGCGGCCATCGCGTTCCTGAGCGAGGCGGGGCTGGGAGTGAAACGGTCCCGTTCGTATGCCATCGAGATGAACGAGCGCGCCGCCACCGCCGGCAACGTGAGGGCGGAGAACAACCTCGGCCTGATCTACCTCGACCCGGACGGAGGCGACCTCAACCTCCATGCTGCCATGACCTGGTTCCAGAAGGGGAACATCTCGGGCTTCGCGCCCGCACAGGTCAACCTGGGGAGGATGTACCAGAGGGGGATGAACGTCAACCGCTCCTGCGGGACGGCCGCCGTCCTTTTCAAAAGGGCGGCGAGGCAGGGGAACACGGGCTCCAAGATCCACCTCGCGAGGCTCTACCGCCTGGGTCTCGGCGTCGACAGGTCCGAGACGGTCGCCAGGCACCTTTTCCTGGAGGCGGCCAGGTGGGGCAGCTCCGGCGCCAGGAAGGAGCTGGAGGAGGACGAAGGAGAGCCGGAGGGCCCGAAGTACTGCGCGGCGCTGAAGAGGGCGGAGGACCCGCAGTCCCAGCTCGAGATCGGGCTGGCGTACCTGGACGGCATCTGCACCGGCCAGTCGGTGTACACCGCCGTCTACTGGCTGGAGCAGGCCGCTAAAGGCGGCTCCGAGACCGCCATGTACGTGCTCGGGCAGATCTACGAGAACGGGATCTGCCTCGAGAAGTCCCCGGCGTCGGCCGCCAAGTGGTACAGATGGGGTGCGGACAGGGGCCACGGCCCGTGCGCCTACAATCTGGCCTACATGTACGAGAACGGGATCGGGGGGCCCAAGGACCCGGAGAAAGCCCTCGCCCTCTACAGGAAGGCGTCGGAGGACTCATCATCGGACGAGGATGCGCTTTCGGATGCCCTGTTCGCCGTAGGCTCCATGATGCTCCGCGGGAACGGGACGGAGAAAGACCCGGCAGGCGCAGCCGAGGTCCTGTCGAGGTCCGCCGAGCTGGGACATGCCGGCGCCCAGCTGCTGGCGGGGAAGATCCTCCTGGCATCCGACCGCTGGAAGGCGGTGTCCTTCCTTAAGAGGGCCGCCGAGCAGGGCGACGAAGAGGCCACCAAGATCCTCTCGGAAATGGAATGA
- the tgtA gene encoding tRNA guanosine(15) transglycosylase TgtA, with amino-acid sequence MFEISKRDGMARIGKFTTTSGRSCETPALLPVINPKIKTVLPRELYDEFGFRAMITNSYIIRNTPDLKEKAQSVGLHEMLDFPGIIMTDSGTFQSHMYGEVELTNREIVEFQKSIGTDIGTVLDIFTEPYWTKEETAESIKETLKRTEEAVSLKGDMMINGVVQGSVYPDLREDCARKMASMDIDVHPIGGVVPLMEQYRYSELVDVIVSSKMGLNPNRPVHLFGAGHPMILAFATLMGCDLFDSASYAKYAKDDRMMFIDGTFRLQDMQSLDCDCPACRGTTLQALRAMGKNERIRLIAKHNLYQIVRELALVKRYILEGRLWELAEVRCRVHPALLCGLRRLREYQDYLEKFDPVSREGAVFYTGVETRGRPVFLRYEKRIMSRYVPRTKKAAVFYGTEGKPYSRVFVSDFVNARRQGYTPVVLSPFGPVPAELDELYPIAQSVFPEIEDTDTQNESEDLTMQFLSSFFEETVSFTDLEKKFGGEPSEEEVRENDIERIKAVARYQFGTDAADALLDGKIDYIRSRKTGKIRNVIVDGEHVLSMRAGDGMFTLRIEGAKKIAAKVPKPAMRVQVADDAVPFVAKGRNVFAQFVLDADEGLVPQDEAIITDSRDNVVGTGRMLLVKSEIQAMKKGVAVKTRTGKEEGKDGEE; translated from the coding sequence ATGTTCGAGATCTCCAAGAGGGACGGCATGGCCCGCATCGGGAAGTTCACCACGACGTCCGGCCGCAGCTGCGAGACGCCTGCTCTGCTCCCGGTGATCAACCCCAAGATAAAGACGGTCCTCCCCCGCGAGCTCTATGACGAGTTCGGTTTCAGGGCGATGATCACCAACTCCTACATCATCCGGAACACCCCGGACCTGAAGGAGAAGGCGCAGTCTGTCGGCCTGCACGAGATGCTGGACTTCCCCGGGATCATCATGACCGACTCTGGGACGTTCCAGAGCCACATGTACGGGGAAGTGGAGCTCACCAACAGGGAGATCGTGGAGTTCCAGAAGTCCATCGGCACCGACATCGGCACCGTGCTCGACATCTTCACCGAGCCCTATTGGACCAAGGAGGAGACCGCGGAATCGATAAAGGAGACCCTGAAGAGGACCGAGGAGGCCGTCTCGCTCAAAGGGGACATGATGATCAACGGCGTCGTCCAGGGATCGGTGTACCCGGACCTCAGGGAGGACTGCGCCCGGAAGATGGCGTCCATGGACATCGATGTCCATCCCATCGGCGGAGTGGTGCCGCTGATGGAGCAGTACCGCTACTCGGAGCTGGTCGATGTCATCGTCTCCTCGAAGATGGGGCTCAACCCGAACCGCCCCGTCCACCTGTTCGGTGCGGGCCACCCGATGATCCTCGCCTTCGCAACTCTCATGGGATGCGACCTTTTCGATTCGGCATCCTATGCGAAATACGCCAAGGACGACAGGATGATGTTCATCGACGGGACGTTCAGGCTGCAGGACATGCAGTCCCTGGACTGCGACTGCCCCGCCTGCCGCGGGACCACCCTCCAGGCCCTCAGGGCCATGGGGAAGAATGAGAGGATCCGCCTCATCGCCAAGCACAACCTCTACCAGATCGTCCGCGAGCTGGCACTCGTCAAGAGGTACATCCTCGAGGGCAGGCTCTGGGAACTGGCGGAGGTCAGGTGCAGGGTCCATCCCGCCCTGCTGTGCGGCCTCAGGAGGCTCAGGGAGTACCAGGACTACCTGGAGAAGTTCGACCCGGTCTCCAGGGAAGGTGCCGTGTTCTACACCGGGGTGGAGACCCGCGGCCGGCCGGTGTTCCTGAGGTACGAGAAGAGGATAATGTCCCGCTATGTGCCGAGGACCAAGAAGGCCGCTGTGTTCTACGGAACCGAGGGCAAGCCCTACTCGAGGGTGTTCGTGTCGGACTTCGTCAACGCCAGGAGGCAGGGTTACACCCCGGTGGTGCTCTCCCCCTTCGGCCCGGTGCCGGCGGAGCTCGATGAGCTGTACCCCATCGCCCAGTCGGTGTTCCCGGAGATCGAGGACACGGATACCCAGAACGAGTCTGAAGATCTCACCATGCAGTTCCTCTCCTCGTTCTTCGAGGAGACTGTGTCGTTCACCGACCTCGAGAAGAAGTTCGGCGGGGAGCCCTCCGAGGAAGAGGTCAGGGAGAACGACATCGAGAGGATCAAGGCCGTCGCGCGCTATCAGTTCGGAACCGATGCCGCCGACGCCCTGCTTGACGGGAAGATCGACTACATCCGCAGCCGCAAGACTGGGAAGATAAGGAACGTCATCGTCGACGGGGAGCATGTGCTCTCCATGCGCGCCGGTGACGGCATGTTCACCCTGAGGATCGAGGGCGCCAAGAAGATCGCCGCGAAGGTCCCGAAGCCGGCCATGCGCGTGCAGGTGGCCGATGATGCGGTGCCTTTCGTCGCCAAAGGAAGGAACGTCTTCGCCCAGTTCGTCCTCGATGCCGACGAGGGCCTGGTACCTCAGGACGAGGCGATAATAACCGACAGCAGGGACAACGTCGTCGGAACGGGCAGGATGCTCCTCGTGAAGAGCGAGATCCAGGCGATGAAGAAAGGCGTCGCCGTCAAGACCAGGACAGGGAAGGAAGAGGGGAAGGACGGCGAGGAGTGA
- a CDS encoding flavodoxin family protein: MPKKILIIECSLRKNSNTDELAESFAKGALESGNEVSMVSLKGKKIGFCNGCLVCNQTGKCVIKDDAAEIVSAMRGSDVIVWATPVYYYSVSGQMKTLIDRANPLYGAEYSIKDVYLLLASEDRDADHASEGAVKCLQGWIECLPGVRLAKVICAAGAAEPGAAMECAAFQQSYMAGKEIV; the protein is encoded by the coding sequence TTGCCGAAGAAGATATTGATCATCGAATGCAGTCTTAGGAAGAACAGCAATACCGACGAGCTCGCCGAGTCGTTCGCGAAGGGCGCGCTGGAATCGGGGAACGAGGTCTCGATGGTCTCGCTCAAAGGGAAGAAGATCGGGTTCTGCAACGGATGCCTCGTCTGCAACCAGACCGGCAAATGCGTCATAAAGGACGATGCCGCCGAGATCGTCAGCGCCATGCGCGGGTCCGACGTCATCGTCTGGGCCACGCCGGTCTACTATTACAGCGTCAGCGGGCAGATGAAGACCCTCATCGACAGGGCCAACCCGCTCTACGGCGCGGAGTACAGCATAAAGGACGTATACCTTCTCCTGGCGTCCGAGGACAGGGATGCCGACCATGCCTCCGAAGGCGCGGTGAAATGCCTTCAGGGCTGGATCGAGTGCCTACCCGGCGTCCGCCTCGCCAAGGTCATCTGCGCCGCCGGCGCGGCCGAGCCCGGGGCCGCCATGGAATGCGCCGCGTTCCAGCAGAGCTACATGGCCGGAAAGGAGATCGTCTGA
- a CDS encoding KEOPS complex subunit Pcc1, producing the protein MKLSLEIRFPYPDRRTAEAVLSAVSPENAGYVEAGIEGSTVTFRMASDSPGTLRNTADDLLACIKAAEGAAGIPSGPAGGGPE; encoded by the coding sequence ATGAAGCTCTCCCTCGAGATTCGCTTCCCCTATCCGGACCGCAGGACAGCCGAGGCGGTGCTGTCGGCGGTATCGCCGGAGAACGCCGGTTACGTCGAAGCGGGCATCGAGGGGAGCACGGTGACGTTCCGCATGGCCTCGGATTCCCCCGGGACCCTCCGGAACACGGCCGACGACCTCCTGGCCTGCATCAAGGCGGCCGAGGGGGCCGCCGGGATACCGTCCGGGCCTGCCGGCGGCGGCCCCGAATAA
- a CDS encoding isocitrate/isopropylmalate family dehydrogenase: MKHFAIVPGDGIGPEVIRVGTDCLEALCQISSFDFDGEVFDIGGERYLRTKELLTDQDISDLRKKDAIYFGAIGDPRIKPGVLEGGILLKMRAVFDQYINLRPVTSWFPYVPLKREVPFDIHFLRENTEDFYMGLGAKLRKDNGYEAKIGVKRESYDMDFDVRARPSADDEYSIEIGMLSRRGVTRFADYCCRYAKERGEKKVTLVDKANVITNNYGMQREIFAEKAKEYGLDLEYMFVDAMSMAMIVRPETFGTVAVPNLFGDILTDLGAQLQGGLGMGGSGNINPEGLSMFEPIHGSAPDIAGQGKANPIAAVLAAELLLKNQGFPEEGKMLHAAVRHCLDTMQVTPDLGGKLKTAEVGKAMCDFILNQKK; this comes from the coding sequence ATGAAGCATTTCGCGATAGTTCCCGGGGACGGCATCGGCCCCGAGGTGATAAGGGTGGGCACGGACTGCCTCGAGGCACTGTGCCAGATATCGTCGTTCGATTTCGACGGAGAGGTATTCGACATAGGCGGCGAGCGCTACCTGAGGACCAAGGAGCTCCTGACCGACCAGGACATCTCCGACCTCAGGAAGAAGGACGCCATCTACTTCGGCGCCATCGGCGACCCGAGGATCAAGCCCGGAGTCCTCGAGGGCGGCATCCTCCTGAAGATGAGGGCCGTCTTCGACCAGTACATCAACCTCCGCCCGGTCACCTCGTGGTTCCCGTACGTCCCGCTCAAGAGGGAGGTCCCCTTCGACATCCACTTCCTGAGGGAGAATACCGAGGACTTCTACATGGGCCTCGGAGCGAAGCTCAGGAAGGACAACGGCTATGAGGCGAAGATCGGCGTCAAGAGGGAATCCTACGACATGGACTTCGATGTCAGGGCCCGCCCGTCCGCGGATGACGAGTACAGCATCGAGATCGGCATGCTCTCCCGCAGGGGAGTGACCCGCTTCGCCGACTACTGCTGCAGGTACGCCAAGGAGAGGGGCGAGAAGAAGGTCACCCTGGTGGACAAGGCTAACGTCATCACCAACAACTACGGGATGCAGAGGGAGATATTCGCCGAGAAGGCCAAGGAGTACGGCCTGGACCTCGAGTACATGTTCGTCGACGCGATGAGCATGGCCATGATCGTCCGCCCGGAGACCTTCGGCACCGTCGCCGTCCCCAACCTGTTCGGCGACATCCTCACCGACCTCGGCGCCCAGCTCCAGGGCGGCCTCGGCATGGGCGGGTCCGGGAACATCAACCCCGAGGGCCTCAGCATGTTCGAGCCCATCCACGGCTCCGCGCCCGACATCGCGGGCCAGGGCAAGGCCAACCCCATAGCCGCCGTGCTCGCCGCCGAGCTCCTCCTCAAGAACCAGGGATTCCCCGAGGAAGGGAAGATGCTGCATGCCGCCGTCAGGCACTGCCTCGACACCATGCAGGTGACCCCGGACCTCGGAGGCAAGCTCAAGACGGCCGAGGTCGGGAAGGCGATGTGCGACTTCATCCTCAACCAGAAGAAGTGA
- a CDS encoding 3-isopropylmalate dehydratase yields the protein MTSKIVEGKVWRFGDNVDTDQIIPAERLVVTNLDHLNDFIFEKVRPGFAEKVGKGDILVAGKNFGCGSSREHAPLSLMEAGFSCIIAESFARIFYRNSMNIGLLLVECKADAKEGDTVKVSISEGKVADETSGKEWSFEKYPEFIQKLIDAGGLVNLVKEGKF from the coding sequence ATGACTTCTAAAATCGTTGAGGGGAAGGTTTGGAGGTTCGGCGACAACGTCGATACCGACCAGATCATCCCCGCCGAGAGGCTGGTCGTCACCAACCTCGACCACCTGAACGACTTCATCTTCGAGAAGGTGAGGCCGGGCTTCGCGGAGAAGGTCGGCAAAGGGGACATCCTGGTGGCTGGGAAGAACTTCGGCTGCGGGTCGTCCAGGGAGCATGCTCCCCTGTCGCTCATGGAGGCAGGGTTCAGCTGCATCATCGCCGAGTCGTTCGCGCGCATATTCTACCGCAACTCGATGAACATCGGGCTCCTGCTGGTGGAATGCAAGGCGGACGCTAAGGAGGGGGACACCGTGAAGGTGTCCATCTCCGAGGGGAAGGTCGCCGATGAGACCAGCGGCAAAGAATGGAGCTTCGAGAAGTACCCGGAGTTCATCCAGAAGCTGATCGACGCCGGCGGGCTGGTCAACCTGGTGAAGGAGGGGAAGTTCTGA